GGATCGCGCCGCTGCCGAAGCCCTGCAACAACTCGACCAACGCGTTGCCACCTTTGCCATGCAACGCCTGATAGAGGAGCTCAAAGAAAAATACCGCCCGGTTGCCGAAGTCAACGACTTTATCGATCAGGTTCAAAAGGATATCCTGGAAAACCTGGCTCTGATTCGCGGGGAAGGCGAGAGCGAAGAAGAAAGCCAGACTTCTGCGTCTGCCAAACGCAGCCGCCAGGCTCCGCTGCGCAAATATTCGGTCAATGTGCTGGTGGATAATTCGGCACTGCAGGGCGCACCGGTCGTGGTGGAGATGAACCCCACCCTGCCCAATCTGTTTGGCAAGATCGAACAGGAAGCTCAATTCGGCACGCTGGTCACCGATTTCACCCTCATCCGCCAGGGCGCCCTGCACCGCGCCAATGGCGGCTATCTTGTCTTACCTTTTCAACAATTGTTGGCAAATCCGTTTGCCTGGGACTCATTGAAACGCGCCTTAGAGAACCAGGAAATCGTCATTGAAGAGATTGGCGAACGAATCGGATTCGCGACCCGCAGTCTGCGCCCCGAACCCATCCCCCTCAACGTCAAGGTGATTCTGATCGGCACGCCCTACCTTTTCTTACTGGCACAGGAGCTGGACGATCAATTTGCCGAGCTGTTCAAGGTCAAGGCGGACTTCGATACCGTGATGGAGCGCAACGAACAGCGCATCGAAGATTACCTGGCATTTGTCGGCACCCTGTGTGAAAATGAGGGCTTGCTCCACCTGGAACGCGCTGCCCTGGCGCGCTTTGTGGAAATCGGCTCGCGTCTGGCAGAGGATCAGCGCAAGCTATCGGTGCGCTTTCGCGAGCTTTCGGATATCCTGCGCGAGGCAAACTATTACGCCCAGCAGGATGGCGCAACCCACATTCAGGTCGAGCACCTGGAGAAAGCGCTCGATGAACAACGCCTGCGCTCCAACCTGGTCCAGGAGCGCATCTATGAAATGATTGCGCGCGGCACGCTGAAGATCGACGTGAGCGGTCAGCAAGTTGGACAGGTCAACGGTCTGTCGGTAATCACCCTGGGGGATTACCGCTTTGGTCAGCCAAACCGCATCACGGTCAGCGTTGGTTTGGGGCAGGAAGGTTTGATCGACATCGAACGGGAAGCCAAACTGGGCGGCCCGATTCACACCAAGGGCGTTTTGATCCTGAGCGGCTATTTGAGCCAGAAATTCGCCCACGATAAACCCCTGAGCCTATCGGCGCGCCTGGTGTTCGAACAGAGTTACAGCGGCGTTGAAGGGGATAGCGCCTCCAGCGCCGAGCTATACGCCCTGCTCTCGGCTATCGCCGGGTTGCCGCTGCGTCAGAGCATTGCCGTAACCGGTTCGGTCAATCAAAAGGGAGAAATCCAGGCCATTGGCGGCGTCAATGAGAAAATCGAGGGGTTCTTCGATGTCTGTCAGGCTCTGGGGTTGACCGGTGAGCAAGGGGTGATCATCCCCGCCAGCAATGTGGAGAATTTAATGCTCAAAGCTGCCGTGCGCCAGGCAGTGCAGGAAGGCAAATTCCACATCTGGGCAGTCAACACGGTTGAAGAAGGCATTGAAATCCTGAGTGGAATGCCGGCTGGCAGGCGCGGCGCAGACGGGCAATACGAACCCGATACTTTCTTTGCCCATGTGGATGCACGCCTGCGCCAGATGGCAGAGCAGATCGAAAAATTCGGGCGTAGCCGCTCAGAGAAATCGGCTGCGCGCCCAGAAGGCGAATAGCACGCCGATCAAAAACGAGAACTAAACTAACGGCTGAGCGCGCATCGTGGCGGGGATGGGGAGCTCCATTAGCTTTAAGATGGTGGGGGCGATCTGCAGGTGAGAAACGGTCTCGCCTGTCCAGCCTTTGCCCTGTAAGCCTGGCTCGATCAGATACAACGGCACATCGCGCACCTCGGCGGTTGTCCCCCCATGAATTTTATCGTTGTTGATTCCGTGATCGCCGGTAACCAGAATGGTATAGCCAGATTGCAGCCACTCGCCGATCAGGTTGGAGAGAATCACATCCTGTCGCATGGCTTGTTTGCGGTATTGCGGCGAGTCAGCCCCATGCGTTTCTCCCTTATAATCCATGCCCATGGGGTGAACGAGCAGGTAATCTGGCTGGAATTTGCGCACCAGGGTAGCTGCGCTCAGAAACAGTTCCTCATCCGGGTATTCATCGCGCATATAGAATCGTCCGTGCTGGATGGTAGCCGTGGGATCGTCAACCTCGCGGTCGTTGATGGGATCATACGGAACTCGCTGGTAAAGCTCCGAAATCCAATAATACGCTGCTGCCGCGGTGACGCCGCCAGCCTCCTTCACAACTTGAAAGAGGTGCGGCTTGGTTGAAAGGCGGACAACATAGTTGGAAACCACCCCATGTTCGATGGTCGGCAAGCCGGTATGGATGGTCTCATACATCGGACGGGACATGCTGGGCAACTCCCCGTGAATTTTATATAACGTTGCCAGCTTGTTCTCAACCAGATGACCGAGAAAACCCATCCCTTCTACCGCGGTATCGAAGCGCAACGCATCCGACATGACCAGAATCACTTTCTTGGCAGGGCTCATGGCACTTGTCCTTATGACGAGGATAATGTACTTGAGGGGATATTGTACTCTATGGAATCAACTGTGCAACTGCGACTTGTCAAAAAGGTCTTCAAGTGGGGTCCTGCTAAAACAGGAACAAAAAGAGGGGATGCATCGTCTTAATAACACTTTTTGGTTGTTCGGCGGGCTAAAGCTCTGCCTCCATTCATGGAAGCCTTGCAGGCTTATCTGGGCGAGGGGAGCAGCCCTCACCCCCGTCCCCTCTCCCATGGGGCGAGGGGAGCAGCCCTCACCCCCATCCCCTCTCCCATGGGGCGAGGGGAGAGACCCTCACCCCCATCCCCTCTCCCATGGGGCGAGGGGAGATGAATTCCCTCTCCCTTAGGGAGAGGGCCAGGGTGAGGGATAAAGGCGAGAGCGCCCGGTCGCCTTGGCAGGGCGGAGGGCGACATTTTCGACGGGGTGCCTCAGTCCGGAGAAGACCGACCAAACCTTTTTGAGGTCATTTCGGTCGGAAGCGGCGTAGCCTGGCAATGAAAGCCGGGTTATAGTAATTAGATGACAAGAAGATGGAGTGAAACATGAAACAAGATCGCTTTCTGGCTTGGATTCTGGTCGGCATTGTACTGCTGGTCATTCTCTCCCTGGTCGTCTATTTTAACCGTCATCAAGCTCTGGAATATGGGGAGGAAAACTCGCCCGAAGGGGTGGTGCGCAATTATGTGATTGCCTTACTGAAAGCCGATTACAGCCGGGCTTACGGTTATCTCAAAGAGGGGGAATTCAAGCCCGATGAAACCCAATTTCGCCAGGCTTTTCTCACCCGTCAACTCGATCTGCGGGGGGTCAGCCTGGAGCTGGGCAAGGCAACCATCACGGACGAAATCGCCACGGTGGAGCTATACCTGATCCGCAACGCCAATGATCCGTTTGGCAATTCCTTCACCGAGAACGCTCAGGCAACCCTGCGCAGAGATCAAGACGGTAAGTGGAAACTGGAAATCATGCCCTACCCCTACTGGAACTGGGACTGGTATAACCCGTCTGTGCCCGTCCCTGAAGTGATCCCCGCGCCCGTTGGTCAGGACTGAGGAGGTCAGCCATGCAGATCATCCGCCGACTCTATTTTTATGCGGTGACGCTGGTCAGCCTTGAGACGGTCATCTGGGGGTTAATCGGCTTGCTGCGCACCGTCTTCTCACCAGCACTGTTAGGCGCCAGCGCTGAACGACTGGCTGCGCCTCTGGCATTCATTCTGGTTGGCTTACCGGTCTTTTGGGTGCACTGGCGGGTGGCACAACGCACGGCAGCGCAAAATGCCGATGAAGCAATCTCGCGCATCCGAGCGGTATTCTTCTATGTTGCCCTGGCGGCAACTTTTTTGCCGGCTGCCCAAAACGCCCTTGCCTTCCTGAGCCGCACGCTCACCCAGGTTCTGGGCATTGATAGCAGTCAAGCCCTGCTGGGGAGCCGTCAAACCCTTGCCGATAACTTCGTTGCGGTGGGCGTGAACCTGCTCCTGGCAGCCTATCTGTTTCGTCGCAATCAACAAAACTGGCGAGGCGAGGTTTGCGAGGCACTCACCGAACAGGAAAAAGCCCGCCTCGGCGAGAATTACGCCGATGCTCGCCGTCTGTATCGTTATCTCTGGCTGGGCTATTCCCTGGCATTGACTGTGTTGGGCGTGCGCCAGATGCTGACATTTCTTTTGCTCTCCCCACAAGCCCTGGGAGCGCCCTCTGCCACGCTGCTCGCTAATGGGTTGGCTCTCTTAGCCATCGGCCTTCCCATCTGGCGCTTTACCCAGGCTTTGATCGATCGCTCACTTTCAGACAGGGCTGAAGCCCTCTCGTGGTTGCGGCTTGCCTTTCTCTATGCGGTGACCTGGCTGGGGATGTTCCTGACCTTATATCAACTCGGCAAGGTTGGCGAACTGATCTTGCGCCTGGTATTCGGCGAGAGCCTGAGCCTGACTCAGAGCCTGCAATTTCTGCGCCCGGCGGTTGCCACCGCCATCCCGGTTGGCATCGTCTGGGCGTGGTATGGCTGGCAACGGCAGCAGGCTGTGCAGCAACGCGAAGCCCCGCTCCTGCAAAGGGCGCTGGAACGTTTCCATGCAACGATCGTGGCAAGCGCAGCCTTGCTGGTGATTCTGCTGGGCAGCGCGCGTTTGCTTGCCTTTGTGATTAATCAGGTCTTCGGAAGCAGCAGTACTTTCAGCGAGAGCGGCAGAGGCGAACTCAGCGCCGCGCTGGCAAGCCTGGCAATCGCCATTCCCGTCTGGTGGCACTACTGGCGCCCTCTTCAGCAGGAAGCTGCTAAACCAGGCGAAGTGGGTGACCATGCCCGCCGCTCGCTGGTGCGGAAGGGGATGTTATATTTATGGATTTTTGTCGGTGTGGTC
This genomic interval from Anaerolineae bacterium contains the following:
- a CDS encoding ATP-dependent protease La; its protein translation is MIEELPVERLYHRCDPALIPIPSSLTSGRLKAIIGQDRAVKAMKFGLGIQSKGFNLYISGLPGTGRSTAIKQFLEEIAAAQPTPPDWCYVNNFNDPSRPNAILLPPGRAVEFQKDMERLVSEAVREIRSAFESEQYAALKEETLRTFQQQKQTLLEKINQFARQEGFLIQATPVGLLTIPVLEGKPLEEAEFLRLPDEQKEAILTRQKKVQEALEAALRQARAADRAAAEALQQLDQRVATFAMQRLIEELKEKYRPVAEVNDFIDQVQKDILENLALIRGEGESEEESQTSASAKRSRQAPLRKYSVNVLVDNSALQGAPVVVEMNPTLPNLFGKIEQEAQFGTLVTDFTLIRQGALHRANGGYLVLPFQQLLANPFAWDSLKRALENQEIVIEEIGERIGFATRSLRPEPIPLNVKVILIGTPYLFLLAQELDDQFAELFKVKADFDTVMERNEQRIEDYLAFVGTLCENEGLLHLERAALARFVEIGSRLAEDQRKLSVRFRELSDILREANYYAQQDGATHIQVEHLEKALDEQRLRSNLVQERIYEMIARGTLKIDVSGQQVGQVNGLSVITLGDYRFGQPNRITVSVGLGQEGLIDIEREAKLGGPIHTKGVLILSGYLSQKFAHDKPLSLSARLVFEQSYSGVEGDSASSAELYALLSAIAGLPLRQSIAVTGSVNQKGEIQAIGGVNEKIEGFFDVCQALGLTGEQGVIIPASNVENLMLKAAVRQAVQEGKFHIWAVNTVEEGIEILSGMPAGRRGADGQYEPDTFFAHVDARLRQMAEQIEKFGRSRSEKSAARPEGE